The window cttcttcaaCAGGAGCTTGTATGGGAATCAGTGTAAAGATACAtagaaaattgaattgaattgttttgaaaatattgttTGATTGTTTAAATATTTGTCGTATCAGCTGCCACTCCTCCCATGGGCCGCTAAACTCATTATCACAATAGAAATGACTGACTCCCACGTCAATGTTTTCGAGAGCATTGGTATGAGTTGATGAGATTGTATTggaaatgacctcaacacacaTGTGCACACATTGTAACTTTTATCTTGTTCACAActtcttttaatgtcttttatGATGAGTTtcgatggacaaatgaagcttcatgaagcttcatgaagcttcatgaagcatggCGTTCTTGACTTATAAATGCAATAGAAATGTAATCATTTtacattgcactagcctttatctttaagcCACCATCtataggagtaaaaaaaaaaagtgctcaatgaagcttcattttcccatcattagAAATGGAATGCACTTATATAGCGcatttatctacaccatatggtgatCTATTAATACTCGTTTCCACAGAGAAGAGGGAATATATGCCTGATAGTGTTATTTTAGGCTCTGTGAGCgttaaagtagcagttgtttgaaggttaaTAATTATCGTAGCATCTACGCTAAATTCCGTTTCTGATGGAAGAATGACTTGAGCGCTTTTATTAAGACATTGGGAACCTGTATACAAAGTCtccttcaaaaatatataaaatacaagtaaaaagtttcaaattttaaatagtttccaCTAAATGTGATCAGAGTCAGAAGTTGCAATACTAAACAAGGTTGCATCTTCTGATTCAAACTGTTGACAGCCACTATTTTaagatatttgtgtttttttttttttggtcagacAATGTTTGATCCTACACTATGTTTTGGGCTGTCATTGTCTGAAGGCAACTTGTTGGCCTGTTTCATTACTGGATATGAAtgtagtttttaaatatttgccaTGAAAAGGCTTGACAATCAATACAACATTTTAccgtatttaaaaacatttgtcatctACTAACCCTTTCGCTTTCCCTCTTTGGCTTCCGTGGATTCAGAGAGAGGTAATCGCATTCCTTTTCGTCTCGATATCATCTTTGACATTTCTTATTGTTTCATTTCCTCTGCGTCTCCTTCTTGCTGCCCTCTTCAAAGTGACTGTGTATAAAATGAACACATTGTAGACATCTAGGAAATGAGGGTTGACCCCCCCCTCTGTCCTTTTCTGTCTAcaagcatgtttttatagtgtgCACACAGACAGAGAGAGGAATGAGAAGATCATCCCAGGAGAGCCAAACTCTTTATGCTTGTTAACGGGCAGACCTGCGTTTCCTGTTTCATCAAATGCATtgggaaaaataaattgaaaaagcaCAAAGGAGGTTATTGCAAAGTACCTTTCTTGTATAAGTGTGTTGGCATGTTGGTGCTTTTCATGCTTTACTTGTGTTTCTGGTGGTCCAATTCTTTGCTCCATTCTTCCTGTTACTTTATGATTCAGGTATTCCTTCTTTTCAGTGCTGCCGCCTGCTGTCTCTCTATTCATCTCGCTCTCACGTCACGCTGCGCTATCGATCTTTAGGGTCTGTCGACCTGCCTCGTGTatgagtgtgtctgtgtgtgtgtttgtgtaattaTCAGACAAATAAAGGTCAGCCTGTCAGTCATCAGAATCACGGAATTACTGTAAATGTTCAAattgtgcataatgttacagtgtcTTTGCACAATATTTTTAAGTAGAGATGAGTTGTGTTCAGTACGTTTTCATtcagtattgttttatttttttgttttattatatttttaaaacatgtagtttggcaaaaaaaatagatattttataTGCAGTATATTGAATCATTATTTAGGTACTGTCAGCCCCCCCTATATGTAAGGAAGCGTGTTAAGGTTCAAACTGTGCAGATCAGTTGACATAAATAATCTTGACAAATTCAAAATCTTTTCGAAGGTCGAAACTGTTAAAACTGAGGAAGGGAATCCATATTAACTTGCATTTTTTCCCTCCTGCATGTGTAACGACCAGTTATGTTTCTTGTTTGACTGCttccacaaaataaatgtggtattcttcttcttttgacaGGGATTTTGCATACGTGGCACGGGATAAAAATACAAGGATCCTAAAATGTCATGTGTTCCGCTGTGACACGCCGGCCAAAGCCATTGCCACCAGCCTCCATGAGATCTGCTCCCGGGTAAGACAATGGCATTGAAGCAATACAATCATTATAACCTGGCTAGATTTGGAGataatgtgcatttttatttggtaatttttttgttgttgaaaataacacattataCTGGAATGGGAAAATAAGccattttcattatattttaaatCCTTAAATCGATCAATGGTTTCCTGTTGTAATGTAGTAATTTGCCATGTTCTATATTATGCTAGTTATCAGAATCCTTACGAATGGAACAAACATTACATTTCCTCAAAACGATCCAACTCAATTAGGAATatgattatgtattttttaatggaataaaacaagcaaaccattttctatagcgcttgtcctcattagggtcatgtGTGAGCTAAAATCTAACCCCATCAGATTTTTTATGAGAGGCCTGgtataccctggactggtcgcagATCATACAAGTAACCATTCGTTTTCACACTTATGGACAGTTTGGGGTCTTTAGTTAACCAAACATACAAATTTTGGGCAATGTGCGAGGAAGCCACAAAccaataaatgttaaatatgtTTTCACTGATATCTAACGATAAACATTGGGGTGGATTAGAGCTTTTGTGGGTGCAATTTTTCTATCCAGATCAAATTCAAAAGTCATTTGCGCTTTCATATGTCTTCCATATTAATATAATAGGCTTTTAATTcaccatttaaatgttttacatgGAAGATTAGATATATAATAAAGAGGCTAAAAAAGTCTCTGCCTCACCCTCCTCACCCTTTCTTCCCTCCCGCCATTCCCTCATCCCTCACTCACATCCAGATTATGACGGAGCGAAAGAATGCCAAAGCAATGGCAGGAGGTTCTCTCCAGGACAGGATTCAGGCAGGACTAGATCTCCCTTTACAAGGTTGGTTCATTGTCAACATTGTCACTCAACACCCAACCATTTACTGTAATTaccattcaaaacaaacaaaccgttTAAATActatttaattgttattttggCAGAATTCCCAACACCAAAGACCGAGTTGGTTCAAAAGTTTCATGTGCTCTACCTCGGAATGATGCCCGTTGCCAGACCTATAGGTAGGTGTTTCTTACGAGAGCTGagcgttttcatttatttcaggcaacAATTTACAGTTGAAAACAGGAGCAGCAATTcatactgtaatttcataatgacaacagaaaaaaatgaggggaaaatgaaataaaaatataagatTTTTGCCTGAAAGGgagtggggagaaaaaaaactttttgaacaggtttgtgaataatgatgaaacttcaaCCAGgaaaatgtggggggaaaaaagctcttttactcacatttgatttgtgaataataataaaattgagctatattctaatgctaattactgcaaaacggaaacatcataatacaaataattttttttcccgatgaaagaagagactctgatctttcttttggtaggttccatgttttcaaaatcagtctaaatctaataaaacagccgggagcgaagggggttgcttcagtgaaattggcTGCAAGCGAATGAGCTAATTACGCTGCATCACTTCCAATACACCTCAGTGCTGTCGAACAGATTGCGGCCGAGCGTGGTACTTAAACTGCAGACCCACAATTCTAAATTCAGACTTATAGtagtataaaaaataatttttaaactaaaacatgtgtttgtactgtacttaaaatgtgacttttaacCCTTCTCATTGCAGGCATGGACATACTGAATGGCGCAATAGGCAGTTTAGTCAGTTCTTCCAGCAAAGAGGACTGGACTCCAGTGGCCCTCAATGTGGCCGATGCCACTGTCACCATCAGCAAAGACAAGGTCAGTCACTCgtctgactttgaaattttggaaaaattgCAGCATTGCAGAATAAACCGCACTGCGCACAAGAAACAAttgtattcattaaaaaaataacagcttATGGATTTAAGCTGTAACACCCAAAGCTCATCTGCTCCAGTGGTCCGATTTATTAAGAGGCCGCACTTCGTTTTACATGAATCTTGAcacaggaggaagaggaagtgcTGGTGGAGTGCCGCGTACGTTTCCTGTCGTTCATGGGCGTGGGACACGACGTGCGTACGTTCGCCTTCGTCATGGACGCTGGCGGCCATCGCTACGACTGTCACGTGTTCTGGTGCGAGCCCAACGCCGGCAACGTGTCTGAGGCTGTTCAGGCTGCTTGCATGGTGAGTTGTTGGAGGTCAGACAGAAGAAGTCTCACTGCTGTGAGTTCTGTCTGAAAGGGCGCGATGCCTCTCATGCGCCAATTTGCCGTAAAGGGAGTGTGAAAGTGGCTTATGCTAAAATTAGGAAGATATAAAGCTATCTGCCTTGTAGGGCTTTACTACATTCAATTTATTAAAAGTGAATGGAAGAACTGCATTCAGGCTATTATGTGTGCACTCAAGTCAGAAGATAGAAATTACTTTACATGCAAGGCACGGTTACAAGCAGCCAACCTTGAAATAAGTGGCAGACATTAGCTTTGTTGATTGGTACATTTAAGTTTTTAAATCCAAAAGAATAGCATATTTTAAACAGAAACCAATGGCAGATTGTTAACAGAGACTTTTAGAATCTTCCTTCTTTCATGTATTGTgttacaaagtaaaaaaaaatgtcttgaggTGAAGATTTAACAATCAGGGAGGAATTTAAGAATCTCCTAATAgatgaactcattcattcccagccattttcactgatgcaacccccttcgctaccagctggtttactggattttgacttattttgcaaggcccttagaatattgtgttctattgctataaaaacatggaaccgaacaaaagaaagattagagtctcttctttcatcagtttccgttttgcagcaattagcattagaatatagctaagtttcatcattattcacaaacctgtttaaaacaacatggccctggttgctctcttatactctgctgccaccttctggccgtttttgtaataactaccattaattcaaccattttcttcagttcagaggttgcatcaaagccttctgtatgctctagcattaaaaaaacataaaaacgtttaaatacgtttttgggacactggtaatatttaaaattgaatgtatttatacatttttgggagaaaattagTTAATTGCATTTGAGGTATATCACAAGACATATCAACTGACATATGGCATATGACAGAGAAGTTAGTTTTAAGCAAAGGAATGAAGACTTAATGCACgttttgtataatttttctCGGCTCAACGCGTGAGGACAAGGCTTGACTCAACAAGGAAGTCATGTTTATCTCGTACAAATTGTAGTAGGCTCCTTCAGCAAAGACATATCTATCTGTCCCGTGCTTCAATGTTTTTCTTGATATATACTAactgttcattcattcatttatctttGAAACTGGGAAGCTACAAAGGAATTACCCCTTGTGggataaataaagctgcctgaATTGGAAAGACTTCGAAATAAATGGTTCTGAgtaaaggaaggaaggcagaaaagaaGGTTTAAGGGAAGGAAAGGGAATGTAAGAATGAACGAATAAAAGGTGAGTcagaggaaggaaagaaatgcAGGCAGGCAAAAGACagactgataaaaaaataaaaatgataaccAGAAGCGAGTCAAGGGGGGAAAGAAAAGCAGATCGGAGGGGAAGGAAGGCAGAAAAAACAGGTCTGAAAAGAAAGAGGGAATAAGGAAGGAAAGCAGAAAATAGGCTTAAAAGTGAAGGAAAGTAGAATTTAAGGTTGCATGAATGAAAAGTGGGTCTGGAGGAAGGTAGGAAGAAAGGTCAGGAAATTAaagatggcagaaaaaaaagtaaaaactgaaGGAGAGATggtaaaaaaggttaaaaaaaatgtttaaaaggaaGGAGAGATAGTAGCAATAAATGAAGGTAGCCAGTAAAAGTAAGGATACAAGAATAAAAAGCAGCCCTGAGAGAAAGACGAAAGGAGGTCaggaaaaaatctgaaaatggactaaaacttttttccccctcttgacatttcaaaaagtgtttttgaaaatattgtCCCTACGGTTTTCTGTGATTTTAAGGTGATAATGCAAAACTAATTGACAATGACACGAGTCCTCAGTCAGTATTATTGATCAGCTTAACCTTTAACACGCATAGGGCTGCACTTTGCTGTCATGTACATTCCATTTGCtgacccctccccctcctcaccCTCTCAGCTGCGGTACCAGAAGTGCTTGGTGGCGCGGCCGCTCTCCCAGAAGGCCTGCGGCTCGTCACCGCCGGGCGACTCCGTGTCCCGCCGGGTCTCGACCAGCGTCAAGCGAGGCGTCCTCTCCCTCATCGACACCCTCAAACAGAAGCGACCCGTCACAGAGTTACCGCAGTGACCGGGAAAGCGCCAAGCGCTACCGACGTCCCGGCCGTACCCCGCAACCCAGTCGCCATGGTAACCCCCCCGCACCGCTGCAGAAAGTACCATAGACTCCTGTAACCATGGTAACAGACCCTCCAGAGTTtggtcacgttttttttttttccgcccCGCCTGCCAAAAGCAAACCACAAGACTCAAGCTCATGAGCATCAGTGTGCGTGTTTTCGACGCGAGACGGCTAATTGCGAACTGTGTACATAGAAGCGTCTCGCATCCCCCTCAGGGCGGCGCAACAAAGACCGCACGCCGTCGGTTAGTCGTCGTTATTGCACGTGCTGCAGCATGCCTGTTTACGCACACCTTGTCAGCGTTTAATGGCGCCTCCCCCGTAGACGTCAGCTCTATATAGACACCACCTTGAGCACTCCATTGTACGTCGAAAAGCGCAGACGAAAGTTGCTTGAATAACTTTTTCATACTCATGTAGTATGTAGGCTTCCATAAAGATACTGTAAAAGGGCTGAGAAAGTCGTTAGAAGGGAAGACGTTTATGTTTATCCTGTCTGTAGTTAAATTGACATCAACCACTTGTTAGTCAAAATGAGGTACATGTAAATGTTAGTGCTCTTTATTCAGAAAATCCACATCACACATCTACATATCAGGATTaggttatttttatatttatatttaaatcattcactcccagccattttcactgaaggaacccccttcgctcaccgctgtttaactggattttgactgattttacaaggcccaaccaaaagaaagatatagtttcttctttcatcaggaaaatatatatatatatatgtatctgtttctgttttgcagctattagcattagaatatagctaagttgcatcaatattcacattcctggtgaaaacactggcaaaaaagagcttgtggcaacatggccctgg of the Vanacampus margaritifer isolate UIUO_Vmar chromosome 7, RoL_Vmar_1.0, whole genome shotgun sequence genome contains:
- the apbb2b gene encoding amyloid beta precursor protein binding family B member 2 isoform X6, giving the protein MQSISKIPSQNRGTKPLDFAYVARDKNTRILKCHVFRCDTPAKAIATSLHEICSRIMTERKNAKAMAGGSLQDRIQAGLDLPLQEFPTPKTELVQKFHVLYLGMMPVARPIGMDILNGAIGSLVSSSSKEDWTPVALNVADATVTISKDKEEEEVLVECRVRFLSFMGVGHDVRTFAFVMDAGGHRYDCHVFWCEPNAGNVSEAVQAACMLRYQKCLVARPLSQKACGSSPPGDSVSRRVSTSVKRGVLSLIDTLKQKRPVTELPQ
- the apbb2b gene encoding amyloid beta precursor protein binding family B member 2 isoform X7 — protein: MTERKNAKAMAGGSLQDRIQAGLDLPLQEFPTPKTELVQKFHVLYLGMMPVARPIGMDILNGAIGSLVSSSSKEDWTPVALNVADATVTISKDKEEEEVLVECRVRFLSFMGVGHDVRTFAFVMDAGGHRYDCHVFWCEPNAGNVSEAVQAACMLRYQKCLVARPLSQKACGSSPPGDSVSRRVSTSVKRGVLSLIDTLKQKRPVTELPQ